The genomic stretch CCCTGTATTTGATTTTATAAACCCATCTACATCCAATAGGTTTCTTACTAGAAGGTAATTCAACAACATCCCAAGTGTGATTCTCATCAAGAGCTTGTAATTCAACATTCATAGCATTTTTCCAACATTCCAACTTAATGGATTGGGTGAAAGATTTTGGTTAAGTGTTATAGGCTATGGCACAACAAAAATGTTTATAAGATGGAAGACATTTATCATAAGTAAGTACTGAAGATAAAGGATATGCAATGTTAAAAGCATTTGAATGCAATGCATGAGATTTGTTTATAGCAGGATAGCTGTGATAATCTGCTAAGTAACTAGGAGGGTGAGAGCTTCTGTTGGATTGTCTCATAGGTTGGATGTGATTTGAATTATCAGTAAGAACTATAGGGAGGGATAAGGTGTTATCAACCAGAGTAATATGAGGGATACTAGAAATAGGGTTACAGCTGTTGGGAAAGGATTGAGTAGATTGGTTATTATCTACTGGACTATAAGTGTCAGTATTATGGATAGGATTGTGACTACTGGAGGTAATATGCTCAGGATGTTGGATATTGGATATAGGGGATGTGGTTGAGTCAAAAGGGCCAGTAGGAGTGTCAGTTTCCTGATGGATAGTTTGTAATTCACTTTCCTGTGAAATAGGCATATCAGTAGTGGTAGCATACCTATGCATAATAAGTATATCATCAAGAAAAAAAATGAGATTGTGGGTTAGGTTGAGGTTGTTTATATTGATTTGTGGTATTCTGGTTAATTTTGAATGGGAAGTTGTTTTCATAGAAGATAACATTTCTAGAGACAAAGGTAGTATGGTTGTGCAAATCATACAAGATAAAACCCTTTGTGGCATCCTTGTAACCAAGAAATACACATTTTCTGGCCCTATGGTCAAATTTGGTTCTATGAGCTTGTAAGGTTGTGGCAAATCATAAACAACCAAAAACTTTTAAATGTATTAAGGAGGATGGTTGAGAGAATAAGAGTTCATGAGGGTTTTTCATTTTTAAAAGGGGAGAAGATAGTCTATTTATTAAGTGGATGGCATGTTGAACAAAAAAATTCCACATGTTCAAAGGGAGATTTGAATGAAAATATAAGGTTCTAGCAACATTTAAAATGTGTTGATGCTTTCTTTCAACCACCCCATTTTGTTGGGGTGTTTCAACATAAGATTTTTGGTGTGTGATGCCTTTTGACAAAAGAAACTCAGATAAGGGTAGAAATTATGTACCATTATCTGTTCTAAGACATTTTAGGGATGATTTGAACTGATTTTCAAGGTAAGCTATAAACTGAATGAGACTATTTTTAACTTGATCTTTTGTTTTAAGAAATATAACCCAAATGTGTCTACTATAATCATCAACCAAGGGCAAAAAGTATTTGTGTCCTAGAAACAAAGATAGTAGAGAAAGGGCCCCATACATCAACAGGGAGTATTTCAAAAGGGGGACAAGATTGAGTATTACTATGAGAAAAGGGAAACTTTTTCTGTTTGCCAAAATGACAAGATTCACAAGGTTTATTATTCTTTGTACAAGGAATCAAAGGAAACAATTTTACAACTGTATTTAAACCCATATCAGAAATGTGTCCTAATCTATAATGCCAAAGATTACAAGTATCATTAGTAATTGAATTATAAGCTGAAGGTTGAGGTGCAGAGTCAAGAACATACAGTCCTTGTTGCAACCTAGTTGTACCAATCATTGCCTTGGAAAGATTCTGCATGATTTGGCAAGTATCAGCAGTGAAATAAACAGAATAGTTATTACTATTGACAAGCTTAGCAATAGAGATAAGATTGACATGAAAAATTTGCATGTAAAGAACATTGTGTAAAGTAAGAAAAGGTGACACAATGACACTGTCAGACATGGATGCAGTGATATGAGAACCATCGGGTAGATTAACATGCACATGTATGATATTAAAACATGTATGAAAAGCAGTTTTATCAAATGAAATATGGTATGTTGCCCCAGTATCAAGAATCCATAGGTTAGCATGCTTACCATTTTGAGTGGTTGAATGAGAATTCATGGCAAAAGGGGAAATTGAAATAGAATTGACTTGAGGACTAAGTTTGGACTGTTGAAGTAATTCTATGATGTTGTTATACTACTCCTGAGTGAATCCAAAAAAAATGTTGTTGAGCCTTCTGGAGAAGTATCAAATGTAGTGTTAACTGCAGTAGTGGGTTGAACACTATTGCCAGCATTCTAAAATTTACTCTTCCCTTTAAATCCAAGTGGATAACCATGCTTCGTGAAACAAGTCTTCATAGTATGATTTGTTCTTCCACAATGACTGCATACACGATTATGACCTTGAGCACTAATAAACCTTGAGTCTTTCCCTTTGAGTAGTTAGGTTTTCCATAATAATTTCCTGAGTTGGTTTGAATCTAGAATGCCACAGTTTCCTTAGTGTTAGTAGCAGTAGGATTCATAGCAGCTACTGAACTATGCATCTCTCGTTCTTGTTGAATAACAAGAGAAAATGCTTTGTCAATGTCCGGCAGGGGATTCATCATCATAATTTGCGACTTATAGTGTGTaaatttttcatttaatccttttagAAAGAGAATCACACAATCTTGTTCATGATACTTCCTAAATGAAGCAATAATACCACAAGAACAAGGTATAACGCATGAACATGTAAGAATAGGGAGATAATTTTCCAATTCATCCCACAAAACTTTTAATTGGGTAAAGTAATTTGATACATCAAGATTATCTTGACGCAACTTGTAAAGATCTTCTTGAATGTCAGATATGTGAAATAGGTCACTGTGAGAAAAACGAGTTTGGAGGTTCTTCCAAACACCAGTAGCACTATCGATCCATTAGATATATTTGGAAATGACTTCTGAGATGGAACAGTGTAACCAAGCAAGTACCATGGTGTTGCATCGAATCGATGGAGCATATAAAGGATATGCTACCGGAGGTTTGGTTAAGGAGCCATCGATGAACTTCTATTTGTTCTTCGAAATCAATGCAATATGCATCGACCTTGACCAACTGTGATAGTTCTTATCATCGAGTAATGGAGTCACAAGAATGAGTGCCAGATTTTCATTAGGATCGAGATAGAAAGGATTTGTGGAATTTTTCGAAAAATTATGGTAGTTCTGGTAGGCCATTGAAGAATAGGaaatcaagaatcaaaggatATTCTTGGAAGATATTGATTCTGCAGTAGAGAAAGTAGGGAAAAATTGCAGAACAACGAGAGaaaacaggaaatggaagaggGAGATCAATGGCTACCAGAGATTTTAAAGCTTTGATACCATGTTAATGGTGCAAGAATGGCACATGAAGCCAATAAGAAAGAGAGAATGAAGAAGATAAGGAAAGGAAGAAGATAACGAAATGAAGATGTAAAACTcttattcattgattgatttgTACAAAGATACAATAACTAGTATATATACATTGGGTAATAACGGTTAAATAACAACTTGTAACAGAAAATTACATGTGTAGGATTGGGATTAAAAGCAATATAATTATGCTATATTAACATTATCTTAGCACATTCATAGTGAATTAGTGTTTTCATTGACCATGACTCTTCCATCTCTTTCCATCGAGGAATCACATTCGTCTTCAACCAACTTCTTCATAGACCAACATCACAACCCTCATATCTGAATTTCATGGCCTTCACGCACGTATTCCAACTTCTGGATTCACTTCCTTGTTCCTCAGGGGCCTGATATTCAATCCTTCCCAACCACCACTATGAAACTCAACATACTCAACATACCTCGTTTTAATGACTCGGATCCGTCAGGACGGATCTTTAAGATCAAACAATTCTTTGATTATCATCTCACTCATGATGATCAATGGCTGTGCATTTCTTTTATATGGAAGGAGAAGCCAAGGCTTGATTTAAGTGGATGCACTCCAATGGCAAATTGCTAACTTGATCCACCTTTCTTCACTCCTTAGAATCCAGATTTGTGTTGTCCTTATGAGGATCCCAAAGAAGCTTTGTTCAAAAGGTGTACAAAGTCAGTAAAAAAATTTGAGGCCTTAGCTAACCGCAACATGGGATTTACACCACTATTTATAACTGAGttgttacattcatagattttgggttaaaaaaacaattttattTCTATATTTTAGAATTATTTTTAGGAAAAGAACAAAATacaaatttattttattttgaaaacatGTTTTTGAGATAAGAAAAATGAAAAACTTATTTGATAGACCTATTTTTAATTTATGTATTAAAAATcaataaatttttaaaaattaatatttatcACCACAAAACTAGATACAAGTgatttataaataaaaattatacATAAATATCATCGATTAACAAATTATATTGCCATCGTATTTTTGTAGGCATTACAATAGGGAGGGACAAACAGGGGCAAGTTTAAGCATTTTCAGCTCTATCCTCACTTTCTTGGACCAACCCCGCCACCACCTCCACCACTATTCAATATAATAAATGATCATCCACACATGTCTCCAATAGTGAATGAGTTTCTCCCACCCTactccatatatatatatatatatatatatatatatatatatatatatatatatatatatatatatatatatatatatatatatatatatatatatatatatatatatatatatatatatatatattatatatatatatatatatatatataatacaaaaatattgatcatttttattttatctatattaaaaaaatatataataaatgTGTTATCATTAAGAAAAGAAAATATCTAGTAAATTTGTGTGGTGCAAAGGTTGCATCGATTATTCTGTTAACAATGTTTATTTGATTCTTTCTTATTTGAAAAATCCAGGCCTTTGTTGTTCTGAGTAAATTTTATAAGCTTGACTCTTATCTAGAAAACAAATATTCCTTTCAATATGCAATGATTTTGTTGGAGACTCCTTCTTAATCGTCTGCCAACCAAGCTCCAACTTGAAAAAAGAGAAATTATTATTGGGAGACATAACATCGTGTGCACGCTCTGTTTTTCTCAAAGTGAAAATGTGAATCATCTCTTCTTTCTTTGGCCAATCAATGCTATGTTATGGTCGAATATTCATATTTGGTTTGGAATCCTTTTTATTGTTGCAAGATAATCGATTAATCAAGACCTTGTCCATTTCTGTTCTTTCTTTCAATTTCAAATTTATTGATAACTTGTATTTTTTTCTACATTTTATCGGATTATTTGATTATATAGGAACAATATTTTTTTCAAATGAGAGACTTTATCTTCTTTGAACCTTTTAGATAAGATTAAATTCTTAATTAGGGAATGGTATCATATAAAAATCAATGATTTCTTAAATTATAAATGAGTTAATTTGTCGGTTGATCTGGATAGATGTCTTTGATTTTAAAGCCTGAGTTTTTGCTTGGTTGACTTAACAAAaaatatttcatcatttttattttatctatattaatttttttttaataaatatgCAATCTTAAGATTAAGAAAAGTAAATATCTAGTAAATTTATGTGGTGCAAAAGCTGCAGCGATTATTCTTTTAATAATGTTTATTAGATTCTTTTTGATTTAGAAAATCCAGACCTTTGTTGTTTTGAGTAAATTTTATAAGCTTGACTCTTATCTAGAAAACAAATATTCCTTTCAATATGCAATACTTTTGTTGGAGACTTCGTCTTAATCATCTGCCAACCAAACTCCAGCTTGAAAAGAGAGGAATTATTATTGGGAACCATAACATCGTATGCACACTCCGTTTTTTTCGAGATGAAAATGTGAACCATCTCTTCTTTTTCTGGTCAGTCAACACTATGTTATGGTCGAATATTCATACTTGGCTTTGAATCCTTTTTATTGTTGCAACATAATCGATTAATCAACACCTTACCCATTTCAgtttttcttttaatttcagaTTCATTGATAACTTACATTTCTTTTTACAATTTGTCGGATTATCTGATTATGCAGGaacaatattttttttcaaatgaGAAACTTTATCTTCTTTGAATCTTTTAGATAGGATTAACTTCTTAATTAGATAATGATATCATATAAAAATCAATgattttttaaattataaataaGTTAATTGATGCATGTCTTGATTTTAAATCCTAAGTTTTTGCTTGGGTGGCTTAACTGTTGATTCTTTTTTCTTGTATAAAGTGTCGAATACTCCTAGTAGTCATTTTAATACAAAGAACttgtttataaaaataaaataaaaaattggCAAGTGCATGTTTAATAATAAAATGCAATCAATAGCCTAGGCATGCCTACTCCgaaattttatttaaatatttgGGAAATATTGAGAAGAAAAGTTGTAGAGTAGATAAAGAGGGTCAATTGACAAACTTTTCCTATTACTAAAAGTCGAtggttttgaaattttttaagATGGTTTTCACCGAACAACCAGAGTTAACACTAGACCGATTTTGTAAACCCAAACCCAATTGTTACTATCAATTGAAAACTGATCTTTTAAACCGAAAACCCGATGACCCGTGAAAAAGACAACCCGGTTTGAGTCGGGCCACGGGTTTGTATTCACCCCTAGAAAATACAACCGGTGTTTTGAGTTTGTTTTTCTTCCTTTCCTAATACAGATTTCGTCCGTATCGTGAGAGAGGTGTTTTTGAGAGATCGAAATAATACCGAAAATGAGGCTGACACGTGTCACACGGACGGTTATCAACTTCTGTGTTTCCCCAAACCCTCAAAACAAACGTAAACGTCTCTTCTATTACTCCTAAACGGTTCCAGATCTTACTCCACTCCACAGCCACACTCCTTGTCACACAAACCCTTCTTTTTCCCATTTTCGATTCTCTCCGTTTCTTGCTCGTGTGCAGCTTCAAATGGCTGATTGGGGTCCGGTGGTGATTGCGGTGGTGCTGTTTGTGATTCTCTGTCCAGGTCTGCTGTTTCAAATTCCGGGAAGAGGAAGAATAATAGAGTTCGGGAACATGCAAACAAGCGGTGCTTCCATTCTTGTTCACGCCATCATTTACTTTGGACTCATCACTATCTTACTCGTTGCCATTGGGGTTCATATCGTCACTGGGTAAAGGGGATCTCGATGCATTTTTTATCATTATCTTTATCTGTTTTTTATAGGTTTTAAGGCTTTAGAAGATGGATCTGATCTACTGATATGTGATATTCTTATTTTGTGCACCGGATAGTTGTTGATACTTTTTGTTACTTTACTTCCCCTCCTTACCCGAAACAAAGGGATAAAGATGATTTTGTTTTGTGCTGTGAAGATTATGATTTCTTAACTTTTTTTTCTTTCGTGACGGTGAATCTGTCTGAAATGCATCTGTCAAATGACAAATTAAAAGGCATACAAGGAAAGGAAGGCAACCCTTTGCTTTTTTTTTCCAGAAAGTTTCCAGCAATTTACCTTTGTGGCAGCACCCATTTGAATGGAAATGAATTCGGTCACGCATTCACAGTGTCTGTGAATCTATTCGAATACAAGTTACTGTTACTTGATTATGATCAAACTGTTTTTTTTAACAACTATTCAGATTACTACACTATAATCTATTAAGACTTTGTAATTACATGAATACACATGTTCAATTTCATTTATGAATCTACCGTATAATCGTTTTTTTTATAGAAGCAAAAGGTATAAAGGTAATATTAAGatttttcataataaaaataaaaatataaagatATAAAAGAATTTTGGGAGACTATAGTAAATTACAAGGTATAAGAAATTTTTTGTTTCATTAAAAATTTTATAGAAAAAATTCAATAGGATAAAACATTCGTGAGGGAAAAAAGAGTTTGGAGATAAGATGATTCAAATATTATAAATCAACAAAATATGTATAAAGGTAAATCTAGGAAGAAGAGGATGAGTTGGTTCATCAATGTGTTAAGAGAAATGCAAGAAAGTCTAAGTATTTTACTAATTATGTCATGTCTAAGTGAGAGAAAGAGAGTAGAAAATAATCAAGTAATTCTAGATTATTCTCTTGCTATGATTTACATTTACCATGTCTATTAGAGGGTGAGTCTACTAATACTTGTTATTTATTAGAATTTATCTGTCATTCTTACTCATTATCTTAGCACATTCATAGTAAATCAATGCTCTCATTGACCATGACTCCTCCTCCATCTCTTTCCATCGAGGAAATCACATCCATCCTCAACCAACTCTTTCATAGCCAACAATTATTTTAAGTTAAAGTCTTGACCAACATCATAACCCTCACATCCGAATTTCATGACCTTCGTGCATGTATTCCATCTCCCGGATTCACTTCCTTGTTCACACCTCAAGGACTTAATATCTAATCCTTCCCAACCACCACTATGAAACTCAACATACTCAACATACCTCGTTTTAATGGCTCGGATCCGTTAGGACGGATCTTTAAGATCAATCAATTCTTTGATTATCATCTCACTCATGATGATCAATGATTGTGCATATGTTTCTTCTATATGGAAGGAGAAGCCTTGGCATGGTTTAAGTGGATGCACCCCAATGCCCAATTGCTAAGTTGGTCAACCTTTCTTCACCCCTTAGAATCCATATTTGTGTTGTCCCTGTATGAGGATCCCAAAGAAGCTTTGCTCAAAGTGTGTCAGACGACGTCAGTAAAAAAGTACCAAGCTCAATTTGAGGCCTTAGCTAACCGCAACATGGGACTTCCACCACTATTTTACCTGAGTTGTTTTATATCAGGCCTCAAACCAGCCATCTGTCGCAAGGTCCAAGGCTTTCAACCACTCTTCCTCGCGCAGGCTATTCACTTAGCCAAACTAAAAGAGGATGCGTTCTTCGATCGAACCCCTTTTTCCGCAAAATCATTCCAACTCACCACCATTATTAACTCTAGTTCATCGTTTGAGCTAACCATGCCCGTCACACCACCAAAAACCCAAACACTAATAAAGCGCCTCTCACTTTATGGACTGCAAACACGACGAAAGAAGGATTTGTGCTACAATTGTTACAAACAGTTTCAACTATGACACCACTATAAATGACAGTTTCATTTGCTCATTGTTGAACTTGAGGAGATTGCAGAGACTTATGCGACACATCTGTGGCATGAGATAGAGTCACCCGGGGATCCCACACCACCAAGCCCACAAGAACCTGATCCAACACAATTAACTTGCATGCTCTCATGGGTCACTTAATCCCTCAAATATTATAGGTTGTGGGccaaaattataaaagcccaaTTTCCATTTTAATTGATAGTGGAAGTACACACAACTTGCTTCAAGATCGCATTGACAAGCAATTGGACCTAATCACTGAACCAAACCATTCTTTCAAGGTTCTTGTAAGGAATGGCGAGGAGTTACATTACACCACAATTTTCTCTAATGTTTGTTGTTATTGGGGAAACATGAGTTTATTTTGGACTTGTTCGTCCTCCCACTCAATGGTGCAGAATTGGTCTTAGGGGTGCAATGGTTAAAGACCTGAGGCTAAATAGTTATTGACTATGAAAAACTCACTATGAGCTTTAACAATGATGGCGCTCACCTTAATGAAGTACCTAAAACCTGACCAATAGAAGTAAATTTCCACCAACTCCAACGACTAGTAGACACGCACGCCATTGACACGTGCCTTCGCTTCCATCTCATCACCACCTGCAACTCGTCAACTTCAACTCCCAACCCTAGCCGTCATATTCCCCAATTACTCACAAAATACTTCAAACTCTTTCAAACACCCAACTCCCTCCCTTCAAAAAGACCAATTTACCACAAAATTACCTTGACTGATACCTCTAACCTAGTGAATTTTCGCCCCTATAGGTAGTCCAAACACAAGAAATTGAACCTTAAATCAAAGAAATGTTGAGTAATAGACTCATTTAATCAAGCACACACGCTTTTTCTTCTCTGGTGTTGTTCATTCGAAAGAAGGATGGAACATGGAGGTTTTGTGTTGATTACAAAACATTAAACGTAATCACAGTCAAAGATAGCTTACCAATCCCAACCATATATGAACTTCTGGACAAGATACATGGTACAAGATGGTTCTCTAAGCATGACCTCTGTTCGGGATATCACTGGATTAACATGTCTTAGCATATATCCATAAAATAACATTTCACACACATCAAGGGCACTACGAATTTCTTGTAATATCCTCCGGGCTTTGTAATTCTATTCAACTTTTCAAGATACCATGAATCTCATCTTCAAACTTTATCTGCACCGTTTTGTCATTGTGTATTTTGACAATATTTTAGTGTATAGTCTCACATTGTAGAATCATTTGCAACACTTGGAATTAGTATTTTAATGCGTAGTTGATCATGAATTTTGTCTTAAGGAATCAAAGTGCTCCATTGTGCAAAAATCCATTGAGTATTTGGGGGCCATCGTATCCATAGAGGGCATGGGCCTTGACCTTGCAAAAATTAGTGCAGTGCTAAATTGGCCAGCTCTAATCAACATCAAAAAATCATGTGGATTTCTGGGGCTTACTAAATAGAGATTCATTTGAAGGGAGTGAATAGGTGAACAATGCTTTTGAATCATTAAATAAATACATGTTTGAAGCCCCAACCTTAGCCTTACCCTACTTTAATAAAAGGTTCATCCTTAAAACAAATGCCTTATGATCAATAAAGGGATTGGTCATCATTCAAAGCAATCACCATATGTTATTATTATAAGTTGTTTTATCCACAAATGTTAACGAACTCTACATATGCGAGAGAGCTTTATGCCATTACCTCCATTGCCAAAAAATTGAGAACATGCTAGCTTGGAGGAACTTTTACAATTCATACAGATGAAATAAGTTTATGAGAGTTGATGACTTAAGTGATCAAACCTCTAGAGAAACAATTTTACTTGGCCAAGCTGCTAGGGTACTCTTCTGAGATTGTGTATAAACCCAGGGCACAAAACATGGTGGTAGATGCCCTATCTTGTGTCCATTGCTTGGCCATTTCCACACCTTACATGGAGTTTATTGAAAAATTTAAGGAAAAACTTGCCCAAGATGAAGCATTCCAACAATTTGTACGAGAGATCTAGACAAAACCTGAAGGTTATAAGGATTTCTAACTATTAAGTTGTACGAGAGATCTTCTTGAGATTTAACTATAATATTGAGCTTTTACAAGTTATGCCTATGAACCTTTTATACAAGCAAATCAAGAGATTTTACACTAGTTTATCCCCAACTAAAATAAAGCTTTTCCACTTACTGAGGTCACAAACCGAGTATAGATTTTATCGTCTAATCTCAATAATCAAACAAAACTTTTTTAGGATGAGTTATATAAACAAAcaaatattttgaaaatggtttatCTCGAGAACCAAACATGATTCTTCAAGACTATCTCACTCTTGAAAGTAACAACAGTGGCGGGAAACTAATAAAACTTTTTACTCATAAGCATTTTTTCACCCAAGGGCACTAAGGCAAGTTTGTGAAAAAATATTTAGAGAGGTAGAGatagagagatagagagagatggagagagagagagggagaatAAAGATAAATTACGAAGAATCAGGAAAATCCTGAATTCTAGTGCAAAATGGAGTGAGGAGGTGCCCACTTTATATATGAAAAAATTTAGCTCAAAAAGGAAATAGTTCAAGAGTTATTTAACTCACCTAATCGATTAGGTTCTATGTCTAATCGGTTAGGTACTTCAAATAATTGATTATTATGGCCCAAAATGGAAGTTTTTGACATAGATCCATTATCAATCATTAAGAGATTATCATAATCAATTATACAATTTATTATGCTTCATCTAATTGATTAGCCTATAAATCTAACTGATTAGGTAGTTCAAAAATTTCTCATAATTAAGCTGGCAGTCCCCCAATCAACTGGCTAGGGCTTGAAAAAAAATTGGTCTTTTTGTTAGGTAAAAAGAGACTTCACAAAAAAATTTAGGTGTTGAGTTGCCTTAGTATCTTAAGAGTTATTGTCCCACTTTCACAAAACTCTAGTCACTTAGACAGACACGATCAGACGAGCTATCATAACTCTGAAGATTCCATGCTCCTCCTTTGCCAGATTTTCCAATATGATAAGCACTCTACTAGAGCCTTGAATCTTCTATTTGATGAATATTAATATATCTTCAAGTTAGTCACCATCATTAAGAAGTAAGAAGTTGTAAAGATATCACAATTGATACAATACAACATTATCGTCACAAAACATTAGAACATTTGTTAGTATCAGGATCATCAACTTCATATATGTAACCACATAGATTTAGATTATCCTCTTTTTGATGAGGGCAAAACATCTCGTAGAAGGTGGTAAAAGTAAAAACAAGTAGATAAAATTTTGAGTGGTTAAACTCCCCCTCACGTGAGTAGAGAGTATACTCTACCCCCTTGAGAGTATACTTCACTCCCATTGGTATAATGAAAAAGGTGGGAAAAAAATATATCACATAGATTACATTTCATAATTTTGAGAAAGGGAAGAGGAAGAATGAGAGTAGGAACTTAGGCATGCTAGTTAATTCATGATTGGTTTAAAATTCCTAGTTCAATTCTTATGAAAAAACTAAGCTTTCTTTAGTAAGTGTTTTTTAAAAGTGTCTATGAATTTATTAGATGAGGTCACAAACTCAAGTACACATTCCCCTTTTTCAACATGATCCCTAATAAAGTAGCGCATAATCTCAATGTGTTTAGCCTGAGACTGAAGTATCTGGTTTTTGGTGAGGTTTATGACACTAGTGTTCTCACATCTTATCGAGACACCTCTTAGATTAACACCGTAATCACTAAGTTACTGCTTCATCTAAATAATCTGAGAGCAGTAGCCACCCGCAACAATGTATTCCGCCTCATATGTGGATAATGTGACACTTGCTTGTTTCTTGCTATACTAGAAGACAAGCGAGTTTCTAAGTAAGTGACATTATTGTAGGTACTTTTACTATCCAATTTGCACCTAATAAAATCAGAATCAATATACCTAACTAATTCATAATCCTCTCCCTTGGGATGTCATAAACCTATTTGTTGTGTGCTAGTGAGATATCTTATGGCACGTTTGATCACATTGAGATGTGATTCTTTCATAGATGCTTGAAAATGAGCATATAGACATATAACAAACATGATATCAGGACGAGATGCAGTGAGATAGAGAAGAAAGCTTATCATACTTCGGTATTTCCTTTCTTTAATTTGTTTTCCATTCTCGTCCTTGTCAAGATAGTTATCGCGACATGAAAATGATCACGGGCGTTCACACGTTTGAGATGATAACAAAgtcactgtaagaccccaattttgaccctaagatccctcatggcatcataacattgcatttgcattgcctcaaggatctttagcatcttggttccctttgcctttgggtgggactccttgtgattggtttgagatcaccaagcatg from Lathyrus oleraceus cultivar Zhongwan6 chromosome 7, CAAS_Psat_ZW6_1.0, whole genome shotgun sequence encodes the following:
- the LOC127107965 gene encoding uncharacterized protein LOC127107965, translated to MADWGPVVIAVVLFVILCPGLLFQIPGRGRIIEFGNMQTSGASILVHAIIYFGLITILLVAIGVHIVTG